The Bacillaceae bacterium S4-13-56 genome has a window encoding:
- a CDS encoding type II toxin-antitoxin system Phd/YefM family antitoxin produces MIPNIKSVSDLRNYEVLKDITVGEPDFLTKNGRDRFAIVDIGDYEKIQATIKLLSKLLEAEEAIKTGVEWLSEEDIKKDLGV; encoded by the coding sequence TCTGTTTCTGATTTAAGGAATTACGAAGTTTTAAAGGATATCACTGTTGGAGAACCTGATTTCTTAACCAAAAATGGGCGAGATAGATTTGCCATTGTGGACATTGGTGATTATGAAAAAATTCAAGCTACAATCAAACTTCTTTCTAAACTGTTAGAAGCAGAGGAAGCGATAAAGACTGGAGTTGAATGGCTTTCTGAAGAGGATATAAAGAAAGATCTAGGAGTTTAA
- a CDS encoding sigma factor-like helix-turn-helix DNA-binding protein, with amino-acid sequence MPNNDQITKEDALFYLDMINSKYGPTYKPKRGQSKGYYPLLKEKDSKEYNRFIRVYVYFKHNLKEREQTILNLQYGINSNVLSLGEIGESIGVTSSRVSQLRNRAERRLASIIRDYVNGMK; translated from the coding sequence ATGCCAAATAATGATCAAATAACTAAAGAAGACGCTTTATTTTATTTAGACATGATTAACTCAAAGTACGGTCCGACATACAAACCTAAAAGAGGACAATCAAAGGGTTATTACCCATTGTTAAAGGAAAAAGACTCTAAAGAATACAACAGATTTATCCGCGTTTATGTATATTTTAAACATAACCTAAAAGAAAGAGAACAAACTATTTTAAATTTACAATATGGGATAAATAGCAATGTTCTCTCGTTGGGTGAAATCGGGGAAAGTATTGGTGTAACGAGCTCTCGGGTTTCTCAATTAAGAAACAGAGCAGAAAGAAGATTAGCTAGTATTATTCGCGATTACGTAAATGGGATGAAGTAA